A window of the Xenopus laevis strain J_2021 chromosome 9_10L, Xenopus_laevis_v10.1, whole genome shotgun sequence genome harbors these coding sequences:
- the LOC108701568 gene encoding protein ccsmst1 gives MLGSLCKVPVLRSRQFAAVVNVKSIHFKGSPNYNEESENSKPLKFSTSKASPHHWTVAKSLGSNQEKPWWKVIPLSVLLTTVLLWAVFRQETDVDESIYKPIEQLQDESDNK, from the exons ATGCTGGGGAGCTTGTGCAAGGTGCCGGTGCTAAG GTCAAGACAGTTTGCAGCAGTTGTGAATGTCAAGTCAATACATTTCAAAGGCAGTCCGAATTATAATGAGGAGAGTGAGAATTCCAAGCCCCTGAAGTTCTCTACCAGCAAAGCCAGCCCCCACCATTGGACTGTTGCTAAATCCTTAGGAAGTAATCAAGAGAAACCTTGGTGGAAAGTCATTCCTTTAAGTGTGCTTTTAACCACCGTTCTGCTTTGGGCAGTCTTCAGGCAAGAGACAGACGTTGACGAATCAATATATAAACCCATTGAACAGCTCCAAGATGAAAGTGATAATAAATGA